One genomic region from Coleofasciculus sp. FACHB-1120 encodes:
- a CDS encoding bifunctional diguanylate cyclase/phosphodiesterase codes for MKLNRKLALYSFLARFGLLKKSYTAKIMLVAFLGTHVPLLTLLITFVISNSYSWEMTVRVLVIALLATLAGTAATLYAIRHLLAPVILTSAALQDYLNTKKLPELPTEFADEAGTLMADTSQTLHKLDELIHYISHYDGLTGLPNRDLFGDRLHQIVSQSENDQRLVAVLLLGIDDFTGMSHTLERETSNVLLRAVAQRLTTCMGQTEILAHVSGDEFAIALTELPCFESAIKLSQLLVSTLAKPFFLEGSSIRITASIGIAINDLKDRNGGDKLLQQARLALYQAKQQGRSQYQFYSPEVNAQLQERLALENELHGAVERNEMVVYYQPLIDLRTRQITAMEALVRWQHPTLGLVSPAKFIPIAEANGSIVQIGEWVLQTACAQTRAWQLAGFPPIRISVNLSARQFEQPNLVEVVSQTLQETGLEASYLELEVTESLLMGDVQRSVNTLEQLRDLGILLALDDFGTGYSSLNYLKRFPVTMLKIDRSFVQDVTSNPDSAAVTDAIIALAKSLRLNITAEGIETQEQLDYLQRRGCEEGQGFYFSRPVPADAIAQMLQETSQQTIAA; via the coding sequence ATGAAACTCAATCGCAAGCTTGCTCTATACTCCTTCCTAGCTCGGTTCGGATTGCTTAAGAAAAGCTATACCGCCAAAATTATGTTGGTAGCATTTTTAGGCACTCACGTACCACTTTTAACCTTATTGATAACTTTCGTTATATCAAACTCTTATTCCTGGGAAATGACAGTGCGAGTGCTGGTGATTGCTTTGTTAGCTACCTTGGCGGGTACAGCAGCTACTCTGTATGCAATACGCCACCTCCTTGCCCCAGTCATTTTGACATCTGCTGCATTGCAAGACTATTTGAATACCAAAAAATTACCCGAACTGCCTACAGAATTTGCCGATGAAGCAGGCACATTAATGGCAGATACCTCACAAACTCTTCATAAGTTAGATGAATTAATTCACTACATCAGTCACTACGATGGACTGACTGGATTACCCAATCGGGATTTATTCGGCGATCGCTTACATCAGATAGTATCCCAATCTGAAAACGACCAGCGGCTGGTAGCAGTGCTTTTGCTGGGTATCGACGATTTCACAGGCATGAGTCATACATTGGAGCGGGAAACCTCAAATGTGCTGTTAAGAGCAGTTGCTCAACGTTTGACAACTTGTATGGGTCAAACAGAGATTCTGGCTCATGTGAGTGGAGATGAATTTGCGATCGCGCTGACGGAACTTCCCTGCTTTGAGAGCGCGATCAAGCTATCCCAGCTGCTAGTAAGTACGCTGGCAAAACCCTTCTTTTTAGAGGGAAGCTCGATTCGGATTACCGCCAGTATTGGTATCGCCATTAATGACCTAAAAGATCGCAATGGCGGGGATAAACTGTTGCAACAGGCTCGTCTGGCGCTATATCAGGCAAAACAACAAGGACGCAGCCAATACCAGTTCTATTCGCCAGAAGTGAATGCTCAGTTGCAGGAACGACTAGCGTTAGAAAATGAATTACATGGAGCGGTTGAGCGCAACGAAATGGTGGTTTATTACCAACCCTTGATTGATTTGCGTACCAGACAAATCACGGCAATGGAAGCCCTGGTTCGCTGGCAGCATCCGACGCTAGGGTTGGTTTCTCCAGCTAAGTTTATTCCCATTGCAGAAGCCAATGGTTCGATCGTGCAAATTGGGGAATGGGTTTTGCAAACTGCCTGCGCCCAAACTCGTGCTTGGCAGCTTGCCGGATTCCCTCCTATTCGGATATCGGTGAATCTGTCAGCTCGACAGTTTGAACAACCAAATCTAGTTGAAGTCGTCAGCCAAACCCTTCAGGAAACCGGGCTAGAAGCATCCTATCTAGAACTGGAAGTGACTGAAAGCTTGCTTATGGGAGATGTTCAGCGATCTGTTAACACTTTAGAGCAATTACGAGACCTAGGTATCTTGCTGGCTTTGGATGATTTTGGCACCGGCTATTCTTCTCTAAACTACTTGAAGCGCTTTCCCGTTACCATGCTCAAGATCGATCGGTCCTTTGTGCAGGATGTGACATCTAATCCTGATAGCGCCGCTGTAACCGATGCCATCATTGCCCTCGCCAAGAGCCTGCGGTTGAATATTACAGCAGAAGGCATAGAAACCCAAGAACAGCTGGACTACCTGCAAAGACGGGGGTGTGAAGAAGGTCAGGGCTTCTACTTTAGCCGTCCTGTCCCTGCTGATGCGATCGCCCAAATGCTCCAAGAAACTTCTCAGCAAACGATCGCAGCCTAG
- a CDS encoding ABC transporter transmembrane domain-containing protein, producing MQPLQRVLGSLSAYRWISIGALLSSLLLTAAYAVTPQLFRWGIDGGIAQRNLQIVFYSAGWMVVAAIARGLFNFGQSFWAETASQGVAYDLRNKIFSKIQNLSFSYHDQSQTSQLLTRVTSDIEQIRTFLSTSLMQVISAVITLISIAAILLLMNWQLALITLTVVPISGWLLAQFLRKNSRLFGQVQEQLGNLNTVLQENLLGVRVVKAFVRESAEAKRYTTLNDALIVTNMETIRAIRNTFPFIFLLSNLVTVVVIGYGGAEVIQNRFSIGELVAFNSYLLLILQPVLLIGFAAPAIAQAAASAERVYEVVDAEIEIRDRPGAVPFETCGGRITFENVSFRYPGATTEALKGVSFETKPKELIAILGMTGSGKSTIINLIPRFYDVTAGSVRIDGRDVRDFTLTSLRSHIGIVFQETTLFSGTIRENIAYAKPGASLEQVIEVAKATQMHDFITSLPDGYETIVGERGVGLSGGQKQRIAIARTLLTDYSILILDDSTSAVDARTAAQIQEELDRLMRQKACTTFAIAQRISTVRNADRILLMDKGRLVAQGTHEELMQNSPLYGAILESQMKRKIES from the coding sequence ATGCAGCCGCTTCAGCGCGTGCTGGGAAGTTTAAGCGCCTACCGTTGGATCTCGATAGGGGCGTTGCTTAGTTCTTTGCTCTTAACGGCGGCTTATGCCGTCACTCCCCAACTGTTTCGCTGGGGAATCGATGGAGGGATTGCCCAGCGAAACCTCCAAATTGTCTTCTACAGCGCTGGATGGATGGTCGTTGCTGCGATCGCGCGTGGGTTATTTAACTTTGGACAAAGCTTTTGGGCAGAAACCGCATCTCAAGGGGTTGCCTACGATCTGCGGAACAAGATTTTCAGCAAGATTCAAAACCTCAGTTTCAGCTACCACGACCAATCCCAGACTTCACAACTGCTAACTCGCGTCACGAGTGACATTGAGCAAATCCGCACGTTCCTGAGTACAAGTCTGATGCAGGTGATCAGTGCTGTTATCACACTTATCAGCATTGCCGCAATTTTGCTGTTAATGAACTGGCAACTAGCACTGATTACCCTAACAGTCGTGCCCATCTCAGGATGGTTGTTGGCACAATTTCTCCGCAAAAATAGCCGGTTGTTCGGGCAGGTTCAGGAGCAACTCGGCAATCTTAATACTGTATTGCAAGAGAACCTGCTGGGGGTGCGAGTGGTAAAAGCGTTTGTCCGAGAATCAGCAGAAGCAAAGCGTTACACGACGCTGAATGATGCGTTAATCGTGACCAACATGGAAACCATTCGCGCCATCCGCAACACTTTTCCATTCATCTTCTTGCTAAGTAACTTGGTGACAGTTGTTGTCATCGGATATGGGGGTGCAGAGGTTATTCAAAATCGGTTTTCAATTGGGGAATTGGTAGCGTTTAATTCTTACTTGCTGTTGATTCTTCAACCCGTTTTATTAATAGGATTTGCGGCCCCCGCGATCGCGCAAGCGGCAGCATCTGCCGAACGAGTCTATGAAGTAGTGGATGCAGAGATTGAAATTCGCGATCGCCCTGGTGCTGTCCCCTTTGAAACTTGCGGCGGTCGAATTACATTTGAAAATGTCTCGTTCCGCTATCCAGGAGCCACCACAGAAGCCCTGAAAGGCGTTTCCTTTGAAACTAAACCGAAAGAACTCATCGCCATTCTGGGGATGACGGGTTCCGGGAAAAGCACCATTATCAACCTGATTCCGCGCTTCTATGATGTTACGGCGGGGTCAGTTCGCATTGATGGACGAGATGTGCGGGACTTCACCCTGACAAGTTTGCGATCGCATATTGGCATCGTATTTCAGGAAACCACACTGTTCTCTGGCACCATCCGCGAGAATATTGCTTATGCTAAACCTGGTGCAAGCTTAGAGCAAGTCATTGAAGTCGCAAAAGCCACGCAAATGCACGACTTTATTACCAGCTTGCCCGATGGTTATGAAACGATTGTCGGGGAAAGGGGTGTGGGTTTATCTGGCGGACAAAAGCAACGGATCGCGATCGCCCGCACATTACTGACCGATTACAGCATTCTCATCCTAGATGACAGCACTTCTGCCGTAGATGCTAGAACCGCTGCCCAGATTCAGGAGGAACTCGATCGCCTGATGCGCCAAAAGGCTTGCACAACCTTTGCGATCGCTCAACGCATTAGTACCGTGCGGAATGCCGATCGGATTTTGTTGATGGATAAAGGACGATTGGTAGCACAAGGAACCCATGAAGAGTTGATGCAAAATAGTCCCCTTTATGGGGCAATTTTGGAGTCGCAGATGAAGCGAAAGATTGAAAGTTGA
- a CDS encoding restriction endonuclease, with translation MKIVQEVSLISVGSFEESSDWSIIRAEIRDAVSLIVHPAGTSNFTINPTKHGNGVKPIKEACTIALRDRYGWRLETSINYATRSPGKVDATKVIDNHLFALEWETGNISSSHRAVNKMVLGLLRGVFLGTVLVLPSRKLYPYLTDRIGNYEELEPYFDVWRAVRIEEGFLAIFVIEHDQVDNNVPTITKGTDGRALV, from the coding sequence ATGAAGATTGTCCAAGAGGTTTCCTTAATCAGCGTTGGCAGTTTTGAAGAATCAAGCGATTGGTCTATCATTCGCGCTGAAATTCGTGATGCTGTCTCTTTAATCGTTCATCCTGCTGGGACATCAAACTTTACAATCAATCCGACTAAGCACGGTAATGGCGTCAAGCCAATTAAAGAAGCTTGCACGATCGCATTGAGGGACAGATACGGATGGAGGCTAGAAACTTCGATTAACTATGCAACCCGATCCCCAGGAAAGGTAGATGCCACAAAAGTCATTGACAACCATCTTTTTGCTCTTGAGTGGGAAACGGGTAATATCTCCTCAAGCCATCGAGCAGTCAATAAAATGGTTCTTGGATTGCTACGCGGTGTTTTTCTAGGAACTGTTTTGGTACTCCCAAGTAGAAAACTCTATCCTTACCTAACCGATCGGATTGGCAACTATGAAGAGTTGGAGCCATACTTTGATGTTTGGCGGGCAGTCCGGATAGAAGAGGGTTTTCTTGCAATCTTCGTAATTGAACACGATCAAGTAGATAATAACGTACCAACGATTACCAAAGGAACAGATGGTCGTGCATTAGTCTGA
- a CDS encoding site-specific DNA-methyltransferase, with protein MLPFQLIATDVATQQELQQVYISEHGILYQGDCLKLLSALPNESVNLVFADPPFNLGKKYGEGVSDRMELDKYLVWSQQWLGESIRVLKPGGSLFVFNLPKWCIEYGAYLNQKGMWFRHWIACRMPKAFPRGKKMSPAHYGLLYYTKGEPAVFNKVYTPIQLCRHCGGEIRDYGGHRKKLNEKGINLMDVWDMPEDVWEDAPEADSSEVLWTLTEEMWTDIPPVRHRRHKKRVPNELAPIMLERIIAMASNPGEIVVDPFGGSGTTFYAAEKLHRYWIGSEIGDTEPAVERLTDLVNGIIEEWESARGSKKLKQRKTIASHLPIPYST; from the coding sequence ATGCTTCCTTTTCAACTGATTGCAACTGATGTTGCAACTCAACAAGAATTACAACAGGTTTACATTAGTGAGCATGGCATCCTCTATCAAGGAGACTGCCTTAAACTTCTGTCAGCATTGCCTAATGAGTCTGTAAATCTTGTATTTGCCGATCCACCCTTTAATCTTGGCAAAAAATACGGTGAAGGAGTAAGCGATCGGATGGAGCTAGACAAATATCTAGTCTGGTCTCAACAGTGGCTGGGTGAGAGCATTCGAGTGCTTAAACCCGGTGGAAGTTTATTTGTATTCAACCTGCCTAAATGGTGCATAGAGTATGGTGCATACCTCAATCAGAAAGGAATGTGGTTTCGGCATTGGATTGCTTGCAGAATGCCGAAAGCTTTTCCTCGTGGTAAAAAGATGTCTCCCGCTCACTACGGATTACTCTATTACACTAAAGGAGAACCAGCAGTCTTCAACAAAGTCTACACACCTATTCAACTTTGTCGCCATTGTGGCGGAGAAATTCGTGACTATGGTGGACATCGAAAAAAGCTCAATGAAAAAGGAATCAATTTAATGGATGTCTGGGATATGCCAGAGGATGTTTGGGAGGATGCCCCTGAAGCTGATTCTAGTGAAGTTTTATGGACATTAACCGAGGAAATGTGGACTGATATTCCACCAGTTCGGCATCGTCGGCATAAAAAACGAGTCCCCAACGAACTGGCTCCCATTATGTTAGAACGGATTATTGCAATGGCATCTAATCCCGGTGAGATTGTGGTTGATCCATTTGGAGGTTCTGGTACTACATTTTACGCAGCAGAAAAACTACACCGTTACTGGATTGGTTCAGAAATTGGGGATACAGAGCCAGCAGTAGAACGATTGACTGATTTGGTTAATGGAATCATAGAGGAATGGGAATCAGCAAGGGGAAGCAAGAAATTGAAGCAGCGCAAAACCATTGCATCACATCTGCCAATTCCTTACTCTACGTAG
- a CDS encoding helix-turn-helix domain-containing protein, producing MTDLASKDSPDLLSVAQTALLLCVTRQRVHDLIKKGQIVARKLGRYYYIEAAEVERYKNQPMGKPYQPRSTTSEPNSIDKGQ from the coding sequence ATGACAGACCTTGCTTCAAAGGATAGCCCTGACTTACTTTCTGTAGCTCAAACAGCATTGCTGCTATGCGTAACTCGTCAGCGAGTTCACGACCTAATTAAGAAGGGTCAGATTGTAGCTCGCAAACTTGGGCGTTACTACTACATAGAAGCTGCTGAAGTAGAGAGATATAAGAATCAACCTATGGGGAAACCCTATCAGCCACGGAGTACAACTTCCGAACCAAACTCTATTGACAAAGGACAATAG
- a CDS encoding ABC transporter ATP-binding protein, which translates to MRVPGPVVASDQKASQQLSTLRRFLRYLRPYRKEIPIALTLVAIGAATQSIGPFLIGWSIDNLISRGNLRGLLLMLGVLGLIYILGVWAIRGQIMRVGSIVQRVLAQLRQDIFIKIQSLPISFFDRSEAGDLMSRLLNDVNTVNQAFGQTIAQMLGNTFSLIGIIIAMLSIDLKLGLLSNLAVPVMIFTTGLFSRWARARFRVTRQTIGDLSAKLEEGISSVREAQAFNRIQLNIEEFDVVNAANRDANVQAVAITAAFLPSIDFLNTLATAAVLAYGGYLAVTGAATVGVVTSFLLYVQQFFRPIQILSQFYTQAQSAMAGLERIFLLLDEPSQLNDAPNATEMPPIQGEVRFEAVTFGYTPTQLVLKGVNLHAQPGQMIALVGPTGAGKSTIINLILRFYDVSGGAVKIDGIDVRSVTQASLRRQIGIVLQDNILFSGTVAENIAFGCPHATQADIEAAAQLANVHEFIISLPQGYATQLGERGAPLSQGQRQLVSIARAVLIDPRILILDEATSSIDTRTEALVQDAIARLLQSRTSFVIAHRLSTVTQADQVLVIQQGQIVERGTHAELIAQQGVYANLYALQLGANSTQ; encoded by the coding sequence ATGAGAGTCCCAGGTCCCGTTGTCGCATCAGATCAAAAAGCGAGTCAGCAACTCTCGACCCTGCGGCGCTTTTTACGGTATCTCCGACCCTATCGGAAAGAAATTCCCATTGCCTTAACCTTAGTGGCGATTGGGGCTGCAACGCAATCCATTGGCCCCTTTTTGATTGGTTGGTCTATTGACAATCTGATTTCGCGGGGAAATCTGCGGGGATTGTTATTGATGTTGGGGGTATTGGGACTGATCTACATCCTCGGTGTTTGGGCAATTCGAGGACAGATTATGCGCGTCGGTTCTATCGTACAGCGCGTACTGGCTCAACTGCGGCAAGATATTTTTATTAAAATCCAGAGCCTTCCAATCAGCTTTTTCGATCGCAGCGAAGCGGGTGATTTGATGAGCCGCTTGCTGAATGATGTGAATACCGTGAATCAAGCGTTCGGACAGACGATTGCCCAAATGTTGGGCAACACGTTTAGCTTAATTGGCATTATTATTGCCATGCTCTCGATCGATCTGAAACTGGGCTTGCTGAGCAATTTAGCGGTGCCAGTGATGATTTTCACGACTGGCTTGTTTTCGCGCTGGGCAAGAGCAAGATTTCGCGTCACGCGGCAGACAATCGGCGATCTTTCCGCCAAGCTCGAAGAAGGTATCAGCAGTGTCCGAGAAGCACAAGCATTCAATCGCATCCAACTCAATATTGAAGAGTTTGATGTTGTCAACGCAGCCAATCGCGATGCGAACGTCCAAGCAGTGGCAATTACCGCTGCATTTTTGCCGTCGATTGATTTTCTCAACACATTAGCCACCGCCGCAGTGTTGGCGTATGGAGGCTATCTGGCGGTAACAGGAGCCGCAACTGTGGGGGTTGTGACTTCTTTTTTACTCTACGTTCAGCAGTTCTTTCGCCCTATCCAAATTCTCAGCCAATTTTATACGCAAGCTCAATCAGCGATGGCAGGTTTGGAGCGGATTTTTCTACTGTTAGATGAACCTTCGCAACTTAACGATGCACCGAATGCGACTGAGATGCCGCCTATTCAGGGTGAGGTGCGATTTGAAGCGGTGACATTTGGCTATACCCCTACTCAACTCGTACTCAAAGGGGTGAATCTGCACGCTCAACCGGGACAGATGATTGCATTGGTGGGACCAACTGGAGCGGGTAAAAGTACGATTATTAACTTAATTCTGCGCTTCTACGATGTGTCTGGCGGCGCAGTTAAAATTGATGGGATTGATGTGCGGAGCGTGACGCAGGCGAGTTTGCGCCGTCAAATTGGCATTGTTTTACAAGATAATATTTTGTTCAGCGGTACAGTTGCAGAAAATATTGCTTTCGGCTGTCCCCACGCTACGCAAGCCGACATTGAAGCAGCAGCGCAATTAGCCAATGTGCATGAATTTATCATTTCCTTGCCGCAAGGATACGCGACTCAATTGGGAGAACGGGGTGCGCCTCTGAGCCAAGGACAGCGCCAGCTGGTAAGTATTGCCCGTGCTGTATTAATTGACCCTCGAATTTTGATTCTGGATGAAGCTACCAGCAGTATTGATACTCGCACAGAAGCTCTGGTGCAGGATGCGATCGCGCGTCTACTCCAAAGTCGCACCAGCTTTGTGATTGCCCACCGCCTCAGTACAGTAACGCAAGCCGATCAAGTGTTAGTGATTCAGCAAGGACAAATTGTGGAACGAGGTACTCACGCAGAACTCATCGCTCAACAAGGTGTCTATGCCAATCTCTATGCACTTCAACTGGGTGCAAATTCTACTCAATAG
- a CDS encoding sugar porter family MFS transporter — protein MTIHNKPVMPKASTSYVLMLALVAAIGGFLFGFDTAVINGAVAALGREFQVGSVATGFAVSSALLGSAVGAFFAGQLADRYGRVKTMIVAAIMFLISAVGSGIAFTIWDFMVWRLVGGVAVGAASVIAPAYIAEVSPAHLRGRLGSLQQLAIVTGIFIALLCDYFIAVAAGSAEAPFWFGISAWRWMFWTEIPAAIAYAVGALRIPESPRYLVAQGREAEAASVLAKVLGGDVEAKVQEIRQTVLRERKPQLSDLMGRHGLLTIVWVGIGLSILQQLVGINVIFYYSSVLWQAVGFSEKDSLWITVITSITNIVTTLVAIAFVDKFGRKPLLILGSLGMTLTLGTLAATFGSAPLDAAGNPSLTGNSGIIALLAANLYVFCFGFSWGPVVWVMLGEMFNNRIRGAALSVAAAAQWIANFAVSTTFPPLKDVGLGFAYGLYATAAAISFFFVLLLIKETKGKELEEMV, from the coding sequence ATGACTATTCACAACAAACCTGTTATGCCGAAAGCCAGCACATCGTATGTTCTGATGTTGGCACTGGTGGCTGCCATTGGTGGCTTTTTGTTTGGTTTTGATACTGCCGTAATTAATGGTGCAGTAGCCGCTTTAGGAAGAGAGTTTCAAGTGGGTAGTGTGGCAACGGGATTCGCCGTTTCCTCGGCACTACTGGGTTCAGCAGTGGGAGCGTTCTTTGCCGGACAGCTCGCCGATCGCTATGGGCGGGTAAAAACGATGATCGTCGCGGCTATTATGTTTTTGATCAGCGCCGTAGGTTCCGGTATTGCCTTTACTATTTGGGATTTCATGGTTTGGCGATTAGTGGGTGGAGTGGCTGTCGGTGCTGCGAGCGTTATCGCCCCCGCCTACATTGCCGAAGTCTCCCCTGCACACTTGCGCGGACGACTCGGTTCTCTCCAGCAACTTGCGATCGTTACCGGGATCTTCATCGCCTTGCTGTGTGACTACTTCATCGCGGTTGCTGCTGGTTCCGCCGAAGCGCCCTTCTGGTTCGGGATATCTGCTTGGCGTTGGATGTTCTGGACTGAAATCCCAGCTGCTATTGCCTACGCAGTAGGCGCACTGAGGATTCCAGAGTCACCCCGCTACTTGGTTGCCCAAGGACGGGAAGCAGAAGCGGCTTCCGTTTTGGCAAAGGTTTTGGGTGGAGATGTTGAGGCTAAAGTACAGGAGATTCGGCAGACGGTATTGCGGGAACGCAAACCTCAACTGTCCGATCTCATGGGTAGGCATGGCTTACTCACGATAGTCTGGGTTGGTATTGGGTTATCTATTCTGCAACAGTTGGTAGGAATTAACGTAATTTTCTATTACAGCAGCGTCCTGTGGCAGGCGGTAGGCTTTTCCGAGAAGGATTCGCTGTGGATTACGGTGATTACCAGTATCACCAATATTGTGACAACGCTAGTCGCGATCGCTTTTGTGGACAAGTTTGGACGCAAACCTCTGCTGATTCTGGGTTCTCTGGGCATGACGCTGACTCTGGGAACGCTGGCGGCAACCTTTGGCAGTGCGCCCCTAGATGCCGCCGGGAACCCCAGCTTAACCGGAAACTCTGGCATTATTGCCTTGCTAGCAGCTAACCTCTACGTCTTCTGCTTTGGCTTCTCTTGGGGACCCGTCGTTTGGGTGATGCTAGGGGAGATGTTTAACAATCGGATTCGTGGAGCAGCGCTATCCGTCGCTGCTGCGGCTCAGTGGATCGCTAACTTTGCGGTGTCCACTACCTTTCCCCCTCTCAAAGATGTGGGTTTAGGCTTTGCCTATGGCTTGTATGCGACTGCTGCGGCGATTTCCTTTTTCTTCGTTCTGCTGCTGATAAAAGAAACCAAAGGCAAAGAACTAGAGGAAATGGTGTAG
- a CDS encoding PEP-CTERM sorting domain-containing protein translates to MKIKIFTFKPFIKLLNLSALITLSTAAILDLGASGADAALLIGNTKSNNVVRYDDKTGKFLGDFIAAGSGGLSNPDDLVFGPDGNLYISSGSSSTGQILRYNGKTGAFIDVFASGGNLTRPYGMVFGPDGYLYVSSFLTDTILRYNATTGAFVDVFASGNGLAGGLNGPNDLLFTPDGKLLVSTQGSVAIPGDANTDGIISPGEFVPDFSQGLPSQILSYDIKTKQSTVLVDSATPLPNSFNFVSFLGLALSPKGDLFTTDFANGLRAYDINSGALKATIPTDYTSPPGGFSNNFIGNLTFIGNTLFTVGFDFTKNDYGAILRYDTVTGNAQPSVGNQGAVFVSTNSNLQRPIGITSIASVPEPTATISLFAFGTFCAVFLRKAKRKNHCLHAEDTVIN, encoded by the coding sequence ATGAAAATTAAAATTTTTACATTTAAACCATTCATCAAGCTACTGAACCTGTCGGCTTTAATCACTTTAAGTACCGCTGCCATTTTAGACCTTGGAGCTTCTGGAGCAGATGCTGCCTTATTAATTGGTAATACTAAAAGCAACAATGTAGTACGTTATGACGATAAGACAGGGAAGTTTTTGGGTGATTTTATTGCCGCTGGTAGTGGCGGCTTATCTAACCCAGATGATTTAGTGTTTGGTCCTGATGGAAATCTCTATATCAGCAGTGGTAGTAGTTCTACAGGACAGATATTACGCTACAACGGCAAGACAGGTGCATTCATCGATGTATTTGCTTCAGGGGGAAATCTAACTCGTCCCTATGGTATGGTATTTGGGCCTGATGGCTATCTTTATGTGAGTAGCTTTCTTACAGACACAATCCTGCGCTATAACGCTACGACAGGCGCATTTGTAGATGTATTCGCTTCAGGAAATGGCTTAGCTGGTGGTTTAAACGGCCCAAATGATTTGTTGTTTACACCTGATGGTAAGTTGCTCGTTTCTACTCAGGGTAGCGTTGCCATTCCTGGTGATGCTAACACAGATGGCATCATTTCACCTGGAGAGTTTGTTCCTGACTTTAGTCAGGGACTTCCCAGCCAAATATTGAGTTATGACATTAAAACCAAACAGTCTACTGTTCTAGTAGATTCAGCTACTCCACTTCCCAACAGTTTTAATTTCGTCAGTTTTTTGGGTTTAGCACTCAGCCCTAAGGGAGATTTGTTCACGACTGACTTTGCAAATGGACTTCGGGCTTATGATATTAATTCAGGTGCCTTAAAAGCAACTATTCCAACTGACTATACTTCACCCCCTGGAGGTTTTAGCAATAACTTTATTGGCAATCTGACTTTCATTGGAAATACTCTCTTTACGGTTGGTTTCGACTTCACCAAAAATGATTATGGAGCGATTCTACGTTATGACACTGTAACCGGGAATGCTCAACCTTCAGTAGGTAATCAAGGTGCAGTTTTTGTCTCAACTAACAGCAATCTTCAGCGTCCAATTGGCATTACATCGATTGCATCAGTACCAGAACCGACAGCTACGATAAGTTTGTTTGCATTTGGTACATTCTGCGCGGTATTTCTACGGAAGGCCAAGCGGAAAAACCACTGCTTGCACGCAGAAGATACAGTTATCAATTAA